A genomic region of Pelodiscus sinensis isolate JC-2024 chromosome 1, ASM4963464v1, whole genome shotgun sequence contains the following coding sequences:
- the LOC102444052 gene encoding small integral membrane protein 45 translates to MPHFLDWFVPVYLMISILILVGFGACIYYFEPGLQEAHKWRTQRPIMERDLRKTLMIRDNLAFGVPEV, encoded by the coding sequence ATGCCCCACTTCTTGGATTGGTTCGTGCCAGTGTATCTGATGATCTCCATTCTCATCTTGGTGGGCTTCGGAGCTTGCATATACTACTTTGAACCAGGCCTGCAGGAGGCCCACAAGTGGCGGACGCAAAGGCCGATCATGGAACGAGATCTTCGGAAAACACTGATGATACGGGATAACCTAGCCTTTGGGGTGCCTGAGGTCTAG